Proteins from a single region of Nerophis ophidion isolate RoL-2023_Sa linkage group LG10, RoL_Noph_v1.0, whole genome shotgun sequence:
- the LOC133560504 gene encoding matrin-3-like, which produces MHPNKDSSVWKLDQVSEEEDNFSDDMAEEEELKRRARERKLNPDVVEEMTLGTEERKPSEGSKDKEELLTLDDISDGELQTLVTLDEIVMEEEKKVQQKTHSPRQHSEEDQTEDCLNDQTLLTLDGAGGEDDDDDDDKNTVVNTAFVTLDQVGQVEEAQSEDMTPPSWKRRRQSPEGSTNRWIEAVLKDHPATSSPSVHQDKEREEDLALSFRQTTIGSKGEADIIATETKRARSLSPYVSTNFKLPAFKPNNPLGTEFVVPKHGYFCELCSIYYLKESTAKETHCSSKRHYNNLKKYYQREQKSSASTQGSISDLVSKKPAILAARWFIVIENLFVLPNLHSKVSIYSHFSQRFVK; this is translated from the exons ATGCACCCTAACAAAGACAGCAGCGTTTGGAAGCTCGACCAAGTGAGCGAGGAAGAGGATAATTTTTCTGACGACATGGccgaggaggaggagctgaagaGGCGAGCAAGGGAGCGAAAGCTTAACCCAGATGTAGTAGAGGAGATGACCCTGGGAACAGAGGAAAGGAAGCCAAGTGAAGGAAGTAAGGACAAAGAAGAGCTGCTCACTCTGGATGACATTTCTGACGGGGAGCTACAAACTCTGGTCACTCTGGATGAAATTGTAATGGAGGAAGAAAAAAAGGTTCAACAGAAGACACACTCTCCCCGCCAACATAGCGAGGAAGATCAAACAGAGGACTGTCTGAACGATCAG ACTTTGCTAACTTTAGACGGAGCAGGCGGCGAAGATGATGATGACGACGACGACAAAAACACAG TGGTCAACACGGCCTTTGTGACGCTGGATCAGGTGGGACAGGTTGAAGAGGCACAGTCGGAAGACATGACCCCGCCGAGCTGGAAGAGACGCAGACAAAGTCCTG AGGGGAGCACCAACAGATGGATAGAAGCGGTCTTAAAAGACCATCCAGCTACCTCGTCGCCAAGCGTCCACCAGGACAAAGAGAGGGAGGAGGACTTAGCTTTATCTTTTAGACAGACTACAATTGGGAGCAAAGGGGAGGCGGACATTATTGCTACAGAAACAAAGCGAGCACGTTCTCTGTCTCCATATGTTTCAACAAACTTTAAACTGCCAGCGTTCAAACCCAACAACCCTCTCG GTACAGAGTTTGTGGTGCCCAAACATGGTTATTTCTGTGAACTTTGCTCCATTTACTACCTAAAAGAGAGCACAGCCAAAGAAACGCACTGCAGCAGTAAGAGACACTACAACAACCTGAAG AAATATTATCAGCGTGAGCAGAAATCGAGCGCATCAACCCAAGGCTCCATCTCTGACTTAGTTTCAAAAAAGCCCGCCATTTTAGCGGCACGGTGGTTTATTGTGATTGAAAACTTGTTTGTCTTACCTAATTTACATAGTAAAGTATCAATTTACAGTCACTTTAGCCAGAGATTtgtcaaataa